The Mycobacterium haemophilum DSM 44634 sequence CAGATGCTGTATTGGATCCCACCGTATGTCTTTGAGTGGTTTGGGTTTGACCCTGTTTGGTGGACAGGGGTACAAACGGGACAAGCTGCCTAAGTGGGTCGTGTCCTGACGCGGTACAAAAGACGCGCAGGATCAGGACGCGATCTCGAAATCGACTGTCTCACAACTACGCCAAGCAATCAATATTGAGGACCTCCTAACCGGCCCGGTCCACAGCTCGCGAGATGACCCACTCACCAGGCAGCGATGAAGGTCATGCTGACCGATCGCGTGGGCTACCATCGCTCATGCAGTCCTGTGTTACTCGAAAGATGATGACTAGAGCGATGTTTGGCGTTTGGTGCCGAACCGGTCGGCTGTCCATTCGGCCAGGGGATCATGGCGGCCAACGACGGTTCATGCACTGTGACCCGCCAAACCACGACAGCTCCAGACACGCCTCGTCGTGCTGGGCGCAGGCCGCCGTCAGGACCAACTGGCTAGGTTGCCTGCGGGTCTCCCAGCTCGGGCGCGGACAGACGTTAGACTTCCTGCGATGCCCACTGTGATGCCTATCCCGACGAGTCGTAACCGGCAATGACCGATCACGCCGACAGCGTCGTCGAGATCGGCCTGACCGGACGGCCGCCGCGAGCCATCCCAGAGCCCAGGCCGCGCAGCTCACACGGTCCGGCGAAGGTCGTCGCGATGTGCAACCAGAAAGGCGGCGTCGGGAAAACCACATCGACGATCAACCTGGGCGCCGCTCTCACTGAATTCGGCCGGCGGGTGCTGCTGGTGGACATAGACCCGCAGGGCGCACTGTCGGCGGGCCTTGGCGTACCGCATTACGAACTGGACCGGACGATCCACAACCTGCTGGTGGAGCCACGGGTATCGATCGACGACGTGCTGATCCACACCCGGGTAAGGCACTTGGATCTGATACCCAGCAATATCGACCTGTCGGCCGCCGAGATCCAGTTGGTCAACGAGGTGGGGCGGGAGCAGACTTTGGCGCGAGCGTTGCACCCGGTGCTGGACCGCTACGACTATGTGCTGATCGACTGCCAGCCTTCGTTGGGCCTGCTCACCGTTAACGGGCTGGCGTGCGCGGAGGGCGTAGTTATCCCGACGGAGTGCGAATTCTTCTCGCTGCGCGGGCTGGCGCTGCTGACCGACACTGTCGACAAGGTGCGCGATCGGCTCAACCCGAAGCTGGAAATCAGCGGCATTCTGATCACTCGATATGACCCGCGCACCGTCAACGCACGCGAAGTCATGGCGCGCGTCGTGGAGCGGTTCGGCGACCTGGTCTTTGACACCGTGATCACTCGTACGGTCCGTTTTCCCGAGACCAGTGTTGCGGGTGAACCCATCACCACCTGGGCGCCGAAATCGGGCGGCGCCATGGCCTACCGCGCGTTGGCCCGCGAGTTCATCGACCGATTCGGCGCGTGAACGGCACAGTTAATGGCGAGGCGGTACAGCAGAACGGCTGTCCGAACGGTTTTCAAGTCCGGCTCACCAACTTCGAGGGGCCGTTCGATCTGCTGCTGCAGCTGATCTTCGCGCACCGCCTCGATGTCACCGAGGTCGCGCTGCACCAGGTCACTGACGACTTCATTGCGTACACCCGTCAGATCGGCTCCCAGCTGGGCCTCGAGGAGACCACAGCGTTCCTGGTGATCGCCGCGACCCTGCTCGATCTCAAAGCGGCCCGGCTGTTGCCGGCCGGGCAGGTCGAGGACGAAGAGGACCTGGCGCTACTGGAAGTTCGCGACCTGCTGTTCGCCCGACTGCTGCAATACCGCGCGTTCAAGCATGTCGCGCAGATCTTCGCCGAACTGGAGGCCACCGCGCTGCGCAGCTATCCGCGCGCGGTTTCGCTGGAAGAGCGGTACGCGAGTCTACTTCCCGAGGTGATGCTCGGCGTCGACGCCGAGCGGTTCGCTGAGATCGCCGCGGTCGCGTTCACTCCCCGGCCGGTACCGATTGTGGACACCGGGCACTTGCACGAGCTGAAAGTCTCGGTTCCCGAGCAGGCCAAACGATTGCTAGCGATGCTTGAAGCACGGGGCTGCGGCCAATGGGCCTCATTTTCTGAATTGGTCGCCGACTGCCAGGAGCCGATCGAGGTCGTCGGGCGCTTCCTGGCGCTGCTCGAACTATATCGGGCTCGGGCGGTAGCATTCGAGCAGTCCGAGCCACTTGGCGCGCTCCAGGTTTCCTGGACCGGGGAACGGCCGACCCGCGCCGACGACGATGCAGAGCGCAGCGATGAAGAGGAGTGGCGCCTAGGCACCGCCGACGACGATGCAGAGCGCAGCGATGAGGAGGAGCGGCGCTCGTGACCCGCGAAGCCTTGGTAGAAGTGCAAGACGAATCATGACCCGCGCCGACGACGATGCAGAGCGCAGCGATGAGGAGGAGCGGCGCTTGACTCACGAAATGCCCGATCTCGACCTGGACTCTGGAATCCCTGATATCGCTGAGGCGCCGGAGCTCGATGCCGACGAACTCGGCTGTGTGTTGGAGGCGCTGTTGTTAGTGGTGGACACCCCGGTGACCGTCGAGGCACTGGCTGCGGCCACCGAGCAACCTGTCTACCGGATCGCTGCGAAACTGCGGCTGATAGCCGATGAACTCGCCGAACGCGACAGCGGCATCGATCTGCGGCACTCAGCTGAGGGCTGGAGGTTGTACACCCGTGCCCGATTTGCACCCTATGTCGAGAGGCTGCTGCTGGACGGCGCGCGAACCAAGCTGACCCGCGCCGCGCTCGAGACACTGGCCGTGGTGGCCTACCGTCAGCCCGTGACGCGGGCGCGGGTGAGTGCGGTTCGTGGTGTCAATGTGGACGCCGTCATGCGCACCTTGTTGGCACGCGGCCTGATCACCGAGGTTGGTCCCGACCCCGACTCCGGCGCGGTGATGTTCGCGACCACCGAGCTGTTTTTGGAGCGCTTGGGGTTGACCTCACTGGGCGAGTTGCCGGACATCGCACCGCTGCTTCCCGACGTCGACACCATCGAAGACCTGAGCGAGTCCCTGGACAACGAGCCACGTTTCATCAAACTCACCGGCGGCCAAGTGCCCGAGCAGCCACTGTCGTTCGACGTGGACCAGGATTGATGGTCGAAATCCACGATTCGAGGAAGGACCGGGGGACTGGGGCGGTCCGCCTGCAAAAGGTGTTGTCTCAGGCCGGGATTGCGTCGCGGCGGGCCGCTGAGAAGTTAATCATCGATGGCCGCGTCGAAGTGGACGGTCAGCTAGTGACGGAGTTGGGTACCCGAGTCAACCCGGATGTCTCGGTGGTTCGGGTCGACGGGACCAGGGTGGTGATCGACGACTCACTGGTGTATCTGGCGCTGAACAAGCCACGCGGCATGCACTCGACCATGTCGGACGACCGCGGCCGGCCGTGCGTCGGCGACTTGATCGAGCGCCGGGTGCGAGGCAACAAGAAGCTGTTTCACGTGGGGCGGTTAGACGCCGATACCGAAGGGCTGATCCTGCTGACCAACGACGGTGAGTTGGCACACCGGTTGATGCATCCGTCCCATGAGGTGCCCAAGACGTATTTGGCGACGGTGAAAGGGTCGGTTCCGCGCGGGTTAGGCAAGAAGCTACGCGCGGGGCTTGAGTTGGACGACGGCCCCGCACATGTCGACGATTTCGCGGTGGTGGATGCGATCCCAGGTAAGACGTTGGTGCGGTTGACGTTGCACGAAGGACGTAAGCGCATTGTGCGCCGGCTACTGGCAGCCGCGGG is a genomic window containing:
- a CDS encoding ParA family protein, with the translated sequence MTDHADSVVEIGLTGRPPRAIPEPRPRSSHGPAKVVAMCNQKGGVGKTTSTINLGAALTEFGRRVLLVDIDPQGALSAGLGVPHYELDRTIHNLLVEPRVSIDDVLIHTRVRHLDLIPSNIDLSAAEIQLVNEVGREQTLARALHPVLDRYDYVLIDCQPSLGLLTVNGLACAEGVVIPTECEFFSLRGLALLTDTVDKVRDRLNPKLEISGILITRYDPRTVNAREVMARVVERFGDLVFDTVITRTVRFPETSVAGEPITTWAPKSGGAMAYRALAREFIDRFGA
- a CDS encoding segregation/condensation protein A: MNGTVNGEAVQQNGCPNGFQVRLTNFEGPFDLLLQLIFAHRLDVTEVALHQVTDDFIAYTRQIGSQLGLEETTAFLVIAATLLDLKAARLLPAGQVEDEEDLALLEVRDLLFARLLQYRAFKHVAQIFAELEATALRSYPRAVSLEERYASLLPEVMLGVDAERFAEIAAVAFTPRPVPIVDTGHLHELKVSVPEQAKRLLAMLEARGCGQWASFSELVADCQEPIEVVGRFLALLELYRARAVAFEQSEPLGALQVSWTGERPTRADDDAERSDEEEWRLGTADDDAERSDEEERRS
- the scpB gene encoding SMC-Scp complex subunit ScpB, giving the protein MTHEMPDLDLDSGIPDIAEAPELDADELGCVLEALLLVVDTPVTVEALAAATEQPVYRIAAKLRLIADELAERDSGIDLRHSAEGWRLYTRARFAPYVERLLLDGARTKLTRAALETLAVVAYRQPVTRARVSAVRGVNVDAVMRTLLARGLITEVGPDPDSGAVMFATTELFLERLGLTSLGELPDIAPLLPDVDTIEDLSESLDNEPRFIKLTGGQVPEQPLSFDVDQD
- a CDS encoding pseudouridine synthase, whose product is MVEIHDSRKDRGTGAVRLQKVLSQAGIASRRAAEKLIIDGRVEVDGQLVTELGTRVNPDVSVVRVDGTRVVIDDSLVYLALNKPRGMHSTMSDDRGRPCVGDLIERRVRGNKKLFHVGRLDADTEGLILLTNDGELAHRLMHPSHEVPKTYLATVKGSVPRGLGKKLRAGLELDDGPAHVDDFAVVDAIPGKTLVRLTLHEGRKRIVRRLLAAAGFPVEALVRTDIGAVSLGDQRPGSLRALRRDEIGQLYKAVGL